From a single Arthrobacter sp. SLBN-112 genomic region:
- the glgP gene encoding alpha-glucan family phosphorylase, which produces MKAIRRFTVRTVLPEPIRPLARLASNLRWSWHRPTRELFAGLNPRLWEESGQDPVGFLGMVSREELQQFAADQSVVDRVRAAEEDLDRYLQEPRWYQGLGPEAPASIAYFSPEFGITEVLPQYSGGLGILAGDHLKAASDLGVPLIGVGLLYQAGYFKQSLSRDAWQQETYPVLDPDGLPLTLLREPSPDGNGKALQISLPLPNGRRLLAHIWRADVGRVPLLLLDSNVPGNDDAARSITDRLYGGGGDHRLQQELLLGMGGVKALRAFQKLTGCAAPEVFHTNEGHAGFLGIERIQELMSGEQALTFDEALAAGRASTVFTTHTPVPAGIDRFEINQISHFFQAGLAPAVPVDRILELGRENYADGNPAVFNMAVMGLRLAQRANGVAKLHGEVSRGMFSALWPGFDHSEVPITSVTNGVHVPTWVDSRISKLARDQFGSEAEALGKWDLAYNVSDADVWALRREMRAALVEDVRRRLRAAWKKRGAADAELGWTDNVLDPDVLTIGFARRVPTYKRLTLMLREPARLKALLLHKEHPIQLVIAGKSHPADDAGKKMIQDLVRFTDDPEVRHRIAFLPNYDIAMARTLFPGCDVWLNNPLRPLEACGTSGMKAALNGSLNLSVLDGWWDEMYDGENGWAIPTANNDASPEERDDIEAAALYELLETQVAPRFYGSTVSEGAGAAGPSTTRSEKVPTHWVSMIKHTLSHLGPAVSAERMLRDYVNILYRPAAEAGRSATANSYAQARALASWSAKVRGAWPQVHVEHVDSVGVSEDPQIGDTLQVNAYVALNALTPDDVSVEVAYGRAEENDALADITMMELQVKEDLGSGRHLFSGSLVIDRSGPFGYTVRVLPRHEALASKAELGLIVNA; this is translated from the coding sequence GTGAAGGCAATCCGCAGGTTTACGGTCCGTACAGTCCTCCCCGAGCCCATCAGGCCACTGGCCCGGCTGGCCAGCAATTTGCGGTGGTCCTGGCACCGCCCCACCCGCGAACTTTTCGCCGGGCTGAACCCGCGCCTCTGGGAGGAAAGCGGGCAGGACCCCGTGGGCTTCCTGGGAATGGTCAGCCGCGAGGAACTCCAGCAGTTCGCCGCTGACCAGTCGGTGGTGGACCGGGTGCGCGCCGCCGAGGAGGACCTTGACCGGTACCTTCAGGAACCGCGCTGGTACCAGGGCCTGGGCCCGGAAGCACCCGCGTCCATCGCCTACTTCTCCCCCGAGTTCGGCATCACCGAGGTGCTCCCCCAGTATTCCGGCGGCCTGGGCATCCTGGCCGGCGACCACCTGAAGGCGGCCTCGGACCTGGGCGTTCCCCTGATCGGTGTGGGCCTGCTGTACCAGGCCGGCTATTTCAAGCAGTCACTGTCCCGCGATGCCTGGCAGCAGGAGACCTACCCCGTCCTCGATCCGGACGGGCTGCCCCTGACCCTGCTCCGCGAACCCTCCCCTGACGGCAACGGCAAAGCCCTGCAAATCTCCCTCCCCCTCCCCAACGGAAGGCGCCTGCTGGCACATATCTGGCGTGCCGACGTCGGACGCGTTCCCTTGCTCCTGCTGGACTCCAACGTGCCGGGCAACGACGACGCCGCCCGCAGCATCACGGACCGGCTGTACGGCGGCGGCGGCGACCACCGGCTGCAGCAGGAGCTGCTGCTGGGCATGGGCGGGGTCAAGGCCCTGCGCGCCTTCCAGAAGCTGACGGGGTGCGCCGCACCAGAGGTGTTCCACACCAACGAAGGGCACGCAGGCTTCCTCGGGATCGAACGCATCCAGGAGCTGATGTCCGGGGAACAGGCGCTGACGTTCGACGAAGCGCTGGCCGCCGGGCGCGCCTCCACGGTCTTCACCACGCACACCCCCGTCCCTGCCGGCATTGACAGGTTCGAAATTAACCAGATCAGCCACTTCTTCCAGGCCGGACTGGCGCCCGCGGTCCCCGTGGACCGGATCCTGGAGCTGGGCCGCGAAAACTACGCGGACGGCAACCCGGCGGTGTTCAACATGGCGGTGATGGGCCTGCGCCTGGCCCAGCGCGCCAACGGCGTGGCCAAGCTCCACGGCGAAGTGTCCCGCGGCATGTTCTCCGCGCTGTGGCCGGGCTTCGACCACTCCGAGGTGCCCATTACCTCCGTGACCAACGGCGTGCACGTGCCCACCTGGGTGGACAGCCGCATTTCCAAGCTGGCCCGCGACCAGTTCGGCAGCGAGGCGGAAGCGCTGGGCAAATGGGACCTGGCCTACAACGTCAGCGACGCCGATGTCTGGGCTTTGCGCCGGGAGATGCGGGCCGCGCTGGTGGAGGATGTCCGCCGGAGGCTGCGGGCTGCCTGGAAGAAGCGCGGCGCGGCCGACGCCGAGCTGGGCTGGACGGACAACGTCCTGGACCCGGATGTGCTGACCATCGGGTTTGCCCGCCGGGTGCCCACGTACAAGCGGCTCACGCTGATGCTGCGCGAGCCGGCGCGGCTCAAGGCACTGCTCCTGCACAAGGAGCACCCCATCCAGCTGGTCATTGCCGGAAAGTCCCACCCCGCCGATGACGCCGGGAAGAAGATGATCCAGGACCTGGTGCGCTTCACGGACGATCCCGAGGTGCGGCACCGCATCGCGTTCCTGCCCAACTACGACATCGCCATGGCCAGGACCCTGTTCCCCGGCTGCGACGTCTGGCTGAACAACCCGCTGCGGCCGCTGGAGGCCTGCGGGACCTCCGGCATGAAGGCGGCGCTGAACGGGTCGCTGAACCTGTCCGTCCTGGACGGGTGGTGGGACGAGATGTACGACGGCGAGAACGGCTGGGCCATCCCCACCGCCAACAACGATGCCTCGCCCGAGGAACGCGACGACATTGAGGCTGCAGCCCTGTACGAGCTGCTGGAGACGCAGGTGGCCCCCCGCTTCTACGGGAGCACGGTGTCCGAAGGGGCAGGAGCTGCGGGGCCCTCGACCACCAGGAGCGAGAAGGTCCCCACGCACTGGGTGTCCATGATCAAGCACACCCTGTCCCACCTGGGCCCGGCCGTGTCCGCGGAACGCATGCTCCGTGACTACGTGAACATCCTGTACCGCCCCGCCGCGGAAGCCGGCCGCAGCGCCACGGCCAACTCGTACGCCCAGGCCCGTGCCCTGGCATCCTGGTCTGCCAAGGTCCGCGGGGCCTGGCCTCAGGTGCACGTGGAACATGTGGACTCGGTGGGCGTATCGGAGGATCCGCAGATCGGCGATACCCTCCAGGTCAACGCCTACGTGGCCCTGAACGCGCTGACCCCCGACGACGTCTCCGTGGAAGTGGCCTACGGCCGGGCGGAGGAAAACGACGCCCTTGCGGACATCACCATGATGGAGCTGCAGGTGAAGGAGGACCTGGGCAGCGGACGGCACCTGTTCAGCGGTTCGCTGGTCATCGACCGCTCGGGACCTTTCGGATACACCGTCCGCGTACTCCCCCGGCATGAAGCCCTGGCCTCGAAAGCGGAACTGGGACTGATCGTCAACGCTTAG
- a CDS encoding alpha-1,4-glucan--maltose-1-phosphate maltosyltransferase yields the protein MPQRRFTEGLRFGRFPITDVQPVVEGGRFPAKALPGEAIVVGATAFREGHDQLGVSAVLLDPSGAERQRVRLAPPRGERGMGTDRWEGVLTPSETGNWSFVIEAWHDRYGTWHHNAEVKIDAGIDVELMLAEGAKLLGEASADGSRSEADRETLRWVADRLADGSLSPEERLAAGFSQGVADIVARQPIREMVTVSEKFPLLVERDRAGRGAWYEFFPRSEGAVKDHNTGAWTSGNFRTAANRLDAVAAMGFDVLYMPPIHPIGVQYRKGPNNTLVAGPNDPGSPWAIGAKEGGHDAIHPDLGTFEDFDAFVARANELGLEVALDLALQAAPDHPWVQSHPEWFTTRVDGSIAYAENPPKKYQDIYPLNFDNDPEGLSQEILRIVLLWVSHGVKIFRVDNPHTKPVWFWEWLIAEVDKAVPGVVFLAEAFTRPAMMHALGRAGFQQSYTYFTWRNTKEEIEEYFEEVSHESPAFFRPNFFVNTPDILTEYLQYGGPPAFRIRAALAATGSPLWGVYAGYELYEHVARPGAEEYIDNEKFEYKARDWDAAAESGRSLAPYITRLNHIRRDHPALLDLQNLTVHQSTDESTVVYSKHKTLPDGSKDTIIVVVNVDPHVTKECSVVLDLAALELDPQDRTPGGGFYVDDLVSGQSWEWGEYNYVRLDPHVEPAHILSVRRMHS from the coding sequence ATGCCCCAGCGCCGTTTCACCGAGGGCCTGCGGTTCGGACGTTTTCCCATTACCGATGTGCAGCCCGTCGTCGAGGGCGGCAGGTTTCCGGCCAAAGCCCTGCCCGGCGAGGCTATCGTGGTGGGCGCCACGGCCTTCCGCGAAGGGCATGACCAGCTCGGTGTCAGCGCCGTGCTCCTGGACCCGTCCGGTGCAGAGCGCCAGCGTGTGCGGCTTGCGCCGCCCCGCGGGGAACGTGGCATGGGAACAGACCGCTGGGAAGGCGTGCTCACGCCGTCGGAAACCGGGAACTGGTCCTTCGTCATCGAAGCCTGGCATGACCGGTACGGGACGTGGCACCACAATGCCGAGGTGAAGATCGACGCAGGGATCGACGTCGAACTCATGCTCGCCGAAGGTGCCAAACTGCTGGGCGAAGCGTCCGCGGACGGCTCCCGCAGCGAGGCGGACAGGGAAACGTTGCGCTGGGTCGCGGACCGGCTGGCGGACGGGTCCCTCAGTCCGGAGGAGCGCCTCGCGGCCGGGTTCAGCCAAGGGGTGGCGGACATCGTTGCCCGCCAGCCCATCCGTGAAATGGTGACTGTTTCGGAGAAGTTCCCCCTGCTGGTGGAGAGGGACCGGGCCGGCCGGGGTGCCTGGTACGAGTTCTTCCCCCGTTCTGAAGGTGCCGTGAAGGACCACAACACGGGCGCCTGGACATCGGGGAACTTCCGGACCGCGGCAAACCGGCTCGACGCCGTGGCCGCCATGGGGTTCGACGTCCTGTACATGCCGCCCATCCATCCCATCGGCGTGCAGTACCGCAAGGGACCCAACAACACCCTCGTGGCAGGCCCCAATGATCCCGGCTCCCCCTGGGCCATTGGAGCCAAGGAGGGCGGCCACGATGCCATCCATCCCGACCTCGGTACCTTTGAGGACTTCGACGCCTTCGTGGCGCGGGCCAACGAGCTGGGCCTGGAAGTTGCACTGGACCTTGCGCTCCAGGCGGCCCCGGACCACCCCTGGGTGCAGTCCCATCCTGAGTGGTTCACAACCCGGGTGGACGGCAGCATTGCCTACGCGGAAAACCCGCCCAAGAAGTACCAGGACATATATCCGCTCAATTTCGATAATGATCCGGAAGGCCTTTCGCAGGAAATCCTGCGGATTGTGCTGTTGTGGGTCAGCCACGGGGTAAAGATTTTCCGGGTGGATAACCCGCACACCAAACCTGTGTGGTTCTGGGAATGGCTTATTGCGGAGGTGGATAAGGCGGTGCCCGGCGTGGTGTTCCTCGCCGAGGCCTTCACCCGGCCCGCCATGATGCACGCACTGGGCAGGGCCGGCTTCCAGCAGTCCTACACCTACTTCACCTGGCGCAACACCAAGGAGGAGATCGAGGAGTACTTCGAGGAAGTCAGCCACGAATCCCCGGCGTTCTTCCGCCCCAACTTCTTCGTCAACACCCCGGATATCCTCACGGAATACCTCCAGTACGGCGGCCCCCCTGCGTTCCGGATCCGGGCGGCCCTTGCCGCCACCGGAAGCCCGCTGTGGGGTGTCTATGCCGGCTACGAACTGTACGAACACGTCGCCCGGCCCGGCGCCGAGGAGTACATCGACAACGAGAAGTTCGAGTACAAGGCCCGCGACTGGGATGCGGCCGCGGAATCCGGGCGCTCGCTGGCGCCGTACATCACCCGGCTCAACCACATCCGGCGGGACCACCCTGCGCTGCTGGACCTGCAGAACCTGACGGTCCACCAAAGCACGGACGAGTCCACCGTGGTCTACTCCAAGCACAAGACCCTTCCCGACGGGTCCAAGGACACCATCATCGTGGTGGTCAACGTGGACCCCCACGTCACCAAGGAATGCAGTGTGGTCCTCGACCTGGCAGCCCTGGAGCTGGACCCGCAGGACCGAACCCCGGGCGGCGGCTTCTACGTGGACGACCTGGTCTCCGGCCAAAGCTGGGAGTGGGGCGAGTACAACTACGTGCGGCTTGACCCGCACGTGGAACCGGCCCACATCCTGAGCGTGAGGAGAATGCATTCGTGA
- the treS gene encoding maltose alpha-D-glucosyltransferase — protein MNFNPQSSGHFTPKSTFELNAPGLQHDPLWYRKAVFYEVLVRAFADANGDGSGDFSGLIDRLDYLQWLGVDCLWLPPFFQSPLRDGGYDISDYNSVLDEFGTISDFKRLVAEAHARGVRVIIDLPLNHTSDQHPWFQESRKDPDGPFGDFYVWSDTDEKYQDARIIFVDTEESNWTFDPIRRQFFWHRFFSHQPDLNFENPKVIDALFDVVRFWLDQGIDGFRADAIPYLYEEEGTNCENLPATHEFLRRLRTMVDESYPGRVIIAEANQPPNEVVEYFGTEDEPECHMAFHFPIMPRLYYALRDQKAAPIIETMRDTPDIPEGAQWGTFLRNHDELTLEMVTPDERAAMLGWYAPDPRMRANIGIRRRLAPLLDNSRAEIELINALLLSLPGSPFLYYGDEIGMGDNIWLEDRDAVRTPMQWNPDRNAGFSHADPGKLYLPPIQSLVYNYGMANVEAEAAHSGSLLRWTRQILSVRKNHPAFGLGGFKHVEADHDAVLAYLRELPDSNPAGVNGETILCAFNLSQHPVAATLRIPEYAGRGLRDVFGGQVFPGIGDDGTLTLTIGSHDFFWLRMRSAGSSPSSPYTQAMPILSIEN, from the coding sequence GTGAATTTCAATCCGCAAAGTTCCGGCCACTTCACCCCAAAGAGCACGTTCGAGCTAAATGCGCCTGGCCTCCAGCATGATCCGCTGTGGTACCGCAAGGCCGTGTTCTATGAGGTACTTGTCAGGGCCTTTGCGGATGCCAACGGCGATGGGTCCGGGGATTTCTCCGGACTCATCGACCGGCTGGACTACCTGCAGTGGCTGGGCGTGGACTGCCTGTGGCTGCCACCGTTCTTCCAGTCACCGCTGCGCGACGGCGGCTACGACATCTCCGACTACAACTCGGTCCTGGACGAATTCGGCACGATCAGCGATTTCAAGCGGCTTGTGGCCGAAGCCCATGCCCGCGGCGTCCGGGTCATCATCGACCTGCCGTTGAACCACACCTCGGACCAGCACCCCTGGTTCCAGGAATCACGGAAGGATCCTGACGGCCCCTTCGGAGACTTCTACGTCTGGAGCGACACGGACGAGAAGTACCAGGACGCGCGCATCATCTTCGTTGACACCGAGGAATCGAACTGGACTTTCGATCCCATCCGGCGCCAGTTCTTCTGGCACCGTTTCTTCAGCCACCAGCCGGACCTGAACTTCGAAAACCCCAAGGTGATCGACGCGCTCTTCGATGTGGTCCGGTTCTGGCTGGACCAGGGCATTGACGGGTTCCGCGCGGACGCCATCCCCTACCTCTACGAGGAGGAAGGGACCAACTGCGAGAACCTTCCGGCAACCCACGAGTTCCTCCGACGGCTCCGCACCATGGTGGACGAAAGCTACCCCGGGCGCGTCATTATCGCTGAGGCCAACCAGCCGCCCAACGAAGTGGTGGAGTACTTCGGCACCGAGGACGAACCCGAATGCCACATGGCGTTCCACTTCCCCATCATGCCGCGCCTCTACTACGCACTCCGGGACCAGAAAGCCGCGCCCATCATCGAAACCATGCGCGACACCCCGGACATCCCGGAGGGCGCACAGTGGGGCACGTTCCTCCGCAACCACGACGAGCTGACCCTGGAAATGGTCACTCCGGACGAGCGTGCCGCCATGCTGGGCTGGTACGCCCCGGATCCGAGAATGCGTGCCAATATTGGCATCCGGCGCAGGCTGGCGCCGCTGCTGGATAATTCGCGGGCCGAGATCGAGTTGATCAATGCCCTCCTGCTCTCGCTTCCGGGCAGCCCGTTCCTGTACTACGGGGACGAGATCGGCATGGGGGACAACATCTGGCTCGAGGACCGCGACGCCGTCCGTACCCCCATGCAGTGGAACCCGGACCGGAACGCGGGCTTCTCCCACGCGGACCCAGGCAAGCTGTACCTGCCACCCATCCAGTCGCTGGTCTACAACTACGGCATGGCCAACGTCGAGGCCGAGGCCGCCCACTCCGGGTCCCTGCTGCGCTGGACCCGGCAGATCCTCAGCGTCCGCAAGAACCACCCCGCGTTCGGGTTGGGCGGGTTCAAGCACGTCGAGGCAGACCATGACGCCGTCCTGGCCTACCTGCGCGAACTGCCGGACAGCAACCCCGCCGGCGTCAACGGCGAAACCATCCTGTGCGCCTTCAACCTCTCCCAGCACCCCGTCGCTGCCACATTGCGCATCCCCGAATACGCCGGGCGCGGGTTGCGTGACGTCTTTGGCGGACAGGTCTTCCCCGGCATCGGCGACGACGGCACCCTCACCCTGACCATCGGAAGCCACGATTTCTTCTGGCTCCGGATGCGCTCGGCGGGTTCCAGTCCGTCGTCGCCCTACACCCAGGCCATGCCCATCCTGTCGATAGAGAACTGA
- a CDS encoding 1,4-alpha-glucan branching enzyme produces the protein MNQPILTPALTALLKEWLPQQRWFPVKRPDFTISQAGSLGLEDPSGHAALAVFLLNVTIDGPDGGPRTAVVQVPLSFRPAPAGGMERALIGEAAGMDPTRPWVYDAVHDPDFVGAWLDLIREESKATSGTATGFRVEGPHRLPTAKGVVKVLSGEQSNSSVIVDDGESAAMVKFFRVLSDGTNPEIEVGAALTKAGTAEVPATLGWVRGEWLGKPGDAGEGSRYVQGELAVAHEFLAGGRDAWRLAVDAARSGTDFTAEARALGAATATVHKRMAEALGQTAGPEPEAPGPAVAHRVRTAWAEARAAVGPYDDALDALLAGLDKVPAGPLQRIHGDLHLGQILLVTGQSGDESRWAILDFEGEPLRPIAERNVPDVPLRDVVGMLRSFDYAAGAAQREQEGAQVPDSWVDDCSDAFLAGYAGVIPGTVDRSSPLFVALWLDKALYEVVYEMRNRPDWLAIPVNASRRLLSGNGAGDYAGAASEGNEMTGSARTDRPGVPLHVDEGTLGRIANGEHHAPHSVLGAHLDDYGHVTIRTVKHLAEAITVVTQAGEVPMQHEAHGVWVAVLEPLEHGHVPDYRLTVTYPGKDPVTVDEPYRYLPTVGEVDLHLIGEGRHEKLWQVLGAHVRHYKSSLGDVNGVSFAVWAPNAQAVRVKGDFNAWDGRENSMRSLGSSGVWEVFIPGVPAGACYKYEILTRGGYWVEKADPLAFGTEVPPLTASRVVEPSYAFKDDEWMEARAKRDPHNSAMSVYEVHLGSWRLGLGYRELAKELVDYVKWLGFTHVEFMPVAEHPFGGSWGYQVTSYFAPTSRFGHPDEFRYLVDALHQAGIGVLLDWVPAHFPKDSWALAQFDGEPLYEHADPNLGEHPDWGTLIFDFGRTEVRNFLVANALYWLDEFHIDGLRVDAVASMLYLDYSREEGQWQPNRFGGRENLEAISFLQEVNATVYKTHPGAVMIAEESTAFPGVTAPTSHGGLGFGLKWNMGWMHDSLKYISEDPYNRKWHHGTVTFSLVYAFTENFLLPISHDEVVHGKGSMLRKMPGDRWQQLANLRAFFAYQWAHPGKQLIFMGTEFGQEAEWSEQHGLDWWLADIPAHRGLQLLTKDLNELYAATPALYTQDNVPAGFQWINGGDADRNVLSFIRRDTEGNPIVCAINFSGTPHVGYTLGVPVAGAWTEVLNTDHTTYGGSGVLNSGELKATKEAQDGQPATLSVTLPPLGASYFKPGTSSAG, from the coding sequence ATGAACCAGCCAATCCTCACTCCCGCCCTCACCGCGCTGCTCAAGGAATGGCTGCCGCAGCAGCGGTGGTTCCCCGTCAAAAGGCCGGATTTCACCATCTCCCAGGCCGGCAGCCTGGGCCTGGAGGACCCGAGCGGGCACGCCGCGCTGGCCGTGTTCCTCCTCAACGTCACCATTGACGGGCCCGACGGCGGCCCGCGCACCGCCGTGGTCCAGGTCCCCTTGAGCTTCCGGCCGGCACCTGCCGGCGGCATGGAACGCGCGCTGATAGGCGAAGCCGCGGGGATGGATCCCACGCGCCCCTGGGTCTACGACGCCGTGCACGATCCCGACTTCGTGGGCGCCTGGCTCGACCTCATCCGGGAAGAGTCAAAGGCCACGAGCGGCACTGCCACCGGATTCCGGGTGGAAGGGCCCCACCGCCTGCCCACGGCCAAGGGCGTGGTGAAGGTGCTCTCGGGTGAGCAGTCCAACAGTTCGGTCATCGTGGACGACGGCGAATCGGCCGCCATGGTGAAATTCTTCCGTGTCCTGTCGGACGGGACCAACCCGGAAATCGAGGTGGGTGCAGCCTTGACCAAGGCGGGCACCGCGGAAGTACCCGCCACCTTGGGCTGGGTTCGCGGCGAATGGCTCGGGAAGCCCGGCGACGCCGGAGAGGGCAGCCGTTACGTCCAGGGCGAGCTTGCCGTGGCCCACGAATTCCTCGCCGGCGGCCGTGACGCCTGGCGGCTGGCGGTGGACGCGGCCCGCTCCGGCACCGACTTCACGGCAGAAGCCCGCGCCCTGGGGGCGGCCACCGCCACGGTGCACAAGCGCATGGCGGAGGCACTGGGGCAAACAGCCGGGCCTGAACCCGAGGCGCCAGGGCCTGCTGTTGCCCACCGTGTCCGGACTGCCTGGGCAGAAGCCCGTGCCGCCGTCGGGCCGTACGACGACGCCCTGGACGCCCTGCTGGCCGGCCTGGACAAGGTTCCGGCCGGGCCCCTTCAGCGGATCCACGGCGACCTGCACCTGGGCCAGATCCTCCTTGTGACCGGGCAGTCCGGCGACGAGTCCCGCTGGGCCATCCTGGATTTCGAGGGTGAGCCCCTGCGTCCCATCGCCGAACGGAACGTCCCGGACGTACCACTGCGCGACGTGGTGGGAATGCTCCGGTCCTTCGACTACGCGGCCGGAGCTGCGCAGCGCGAGCAGGAAGGTGCGCAGGTCCCCGACAGCTGGGTTGATGACTGTTCCGATGCCTTCCTTGCCGGCTACGCGGGGGTCATTCCCGGCACGGTGGACCGGTCCTCGCCCCTGTTTGTGGCATTGTGGCTGGACAAAGCCCTGTACGAAGTTGTTTATGAAATGCGTAACAGGCCCGACTGGCTGGCGATTCCAGTAAACGCCTCCAGACGGCTCCTAAGCGGTAACGGCGCCGGCGATTACGCCGGCGCAGCATCGGAAGGTAACGAAATGACAGGCTCAGCACGAACTGACCGCCCGGGGGTGCCCCTGCACGTGGATGAAGGCACTCTGGGCAGGATCGCGAACGGTGAACACCACGCCCCCCACTCCGTCCTGGGCGCGCACCTGGACGACTACGGGCACGTCACCATCCGTACGGTGAAGCATCTGGCCGAAGCAATCACGGTGGTCACCCAGGCCGGTGAAGTGCCCATGCAGCACGAGGCCCACGGCGTATGGGTAGCGGTCCTGGAGCCGCTGGAACACGGCCACGTACCCGACTACCGGCTCACCGTCACTTACCCGGGCAAGGACCCGGTAACCGTTGATGAGCCCTACCGCTACCTGCCCACCGTAGGCGAAGTGGATCTGCACCTCATCGGCGAAGGCCGGCACGAGAAGCTGTGGCAGGTGCTCGGTGCCCACGTCCGGCACTACAAGTCGTCCCTTGGGGACGTCAACGGCGTGTCCTTCGCCGTCTGGGCCCCCAACGCCCAGGCTGTCCGCGTCAAGGGTGATTTCAACGCCTGGGACGGACGGGAAAACTCCATGCGGTCACTGGGTTCCTCCGGTGTCTGGGAAGTCTTCATCCCCGGCGTCCCGGCAGGCGCCTGCTACAAGTACGAGATCCTGACGCGCGGCGGCTACTGGGTTGAAAAAGCCGATCCGCTGGCGTTCGGAACGGAAGTTCCCCCGTTGACGGCATCCAGGGTGGTGGAACCTTCCTACGCCTTCAAGGACGACGAGTGGATGGAAGCGCGGGCCAAGCGTGACCCGCACAACTCGGCCATGAGCGTCTACGAAGTACACCTCGGATCCTGGCGCCTGGGCCTTGGCTATCGTGAACTCGCCAAGGAACTCGTGGACTACGTCAAGTGGCTCGGGTTCACGCACGTGGAATTCATGCCCGTCGCCGAGCACCCGTTCGGCGGTTCCTGGGGTTACCAGGTCACGTCCTACTTCGCCCCGACGTCCCGGTTCGGGCATCCTGACGAATTCCGCTACCTGGTGGACGCCCTCCACCAGGCGGGCATCGGCGTGCTGCTGGACTGGGTTCCCGCACACTTCCCCAAGGATTCCTGGGCGCTTGCCCAGTTCGACGGCGAGCCGCTGTACGAGCACGCGGACCCGAACCTGGGCGAACACCCTGACTGGGGTACGCTGATCTTCGATTTCGGCCGCACGGAAGTACGCAACTTCCTGGTGGCCAACGCCCTGTACTGGCTGGACGAGTTCCACATCGACGGCCTGCGCGTGGACGCCGTCGCTTCCATGCTGTACCTGGACTACTCCCGCGAGGAGGGTCAGTGGCAGCCCAACCGCTTCGGCGGCAGGGAAAACCTGGAAGCCATCTCCTTCCTGCAGGAAGTCAATGCCACCGTCTACAAGACGCACCCCGGCGCCGTCATGATTGCGGAAGAGTCCACGGCTTTCCCGGGCGTCACCGCTCCCACCAGCCACGGCGGCCTTGGTTTCGGCCTGAAGTGGAACATGGGCTGGATGCACGACTCCCTGAAGTACATTTCCGAGGACCCGTACAACCGCAAGTGGCACCACGGAACGGTCACGTTCTCCCTGGTCTACGCCTTCACCGAGAACTTCCTGCTGCCGATCAGCCACGACGAGGTTGTCCACGGCAAGGGCTCCATGCTCCGCAAGATGCCCGGTGACCGCTGGCAGCAGCTGGCCAACCTCCGCGCCTTCTTCGCCTACCAGTGGGCACATCCGGGCAAGCAGCTCATCTTCATGGGAACCGAGTTTGGCCAGGAAGCCGAGTGGTCCGAGCAGCACGGCCTGGACTGGTGGCTCGCGGACATCCCCGCCCACCGTGGACTTCAGTTGCTGACCAAGGACCTGAACGAGCTCTACGCTGCCACGCCCGCCCTCTACACCCAGGACAACGTTCCTGCCGGGTTCCAGTGGATCAACGGGGGAGACGCCGACCGGAACGTCCTGTCCTTCATCAGGCGGGACACCGAAGGCAATCCGATTGTCTGCGCCATCAACTTCTCCGGTACGCCGCACGTCGGCTACACCCTGGGAGTTCCCGTGGCCGGCGCGTGGACCGAGGTCCTGAACACGGACCACACCACCTACGGTGGGTCCGGTGTCCTGAACAGTGGAGAGCTGAAGGCCACGAAGGAAGCGCAGGATGGCCAGCCCGCCACATTGAGTGTCACGCTGCCCCCGCTGGGAGCGTCCTATTTCAAGCCCGGAACCTCATCCGCCGGCTGA